Proteins encoded in a region of the Vicia villosa cultivar HV-30 ecotype Madison, WI linkage group LG5, Vvil1.0, whole genome shotgun sequence genome:
- the LOC131606562 gene encoding protein FAR-RED ELONGATED HYPOCOTYL 3-like — translation MYSNFTKDQFEEFWSKTIKENGLEGNPWVQKTYENRSLWATAYLREKFFARIRTTSQCEAVNAIIKSYVRKKGCIFEFMHNFDQAMRCYRNNELIADFKSMFSEPVMTTQLRALESHAAKVYTTEIFKEVRDEIVKAGSLIVKERLFHNGFKTYRFTKYCCDNYDVEVVYDGETLQCECRLWDSRGIPCSHMFGVMKEEHVSLIPTGLILSRWTKDAKIQYLNMNCNGSDDPNMIELARFGAYCSAFTVFCREASKKEGVYGDIMGDILMLQKKYCSTDDPILASNSAVGDPNIVSSKGAPKKKKNDIKAIRRCSKCNSRTHNARSCLVAENAPSEQNVVMTSRPVTDSFSQVVKNKNGKRGRIGGSSVQNKCTEPPNSRGANVTATSRAEVGSTSIPMPAVYGLHPVLPVVQPVQHPMHLQPVIPLYPTTVAENSGSCFGRLQRPMNNGGT, via the exons ATGTACTCTAATTTTACAAAGGAtcaatttgaagagttttggtcAAAAACAATTAAAGAAAACGGACTTGAAGGAAATCCTTGGGTTCAAAAAACGTACGAGAACAGGTCACTATGGGCAACTGCATATCTACGTGAGAAGTTTTTTGCACGTATAAGAACTACGTCTCAATGTGAAGCCGTCAATGCAATCATCAAGAGTTATGTCAGGAAGAAAggctgcatttttgaatttatgcacAATTTTGATCAGGCTATGAGATGTTATAGAAACAATGAACTGATTGCCGATTTTAAATCAATGTTTTCAGAACCTGTGATGACTACTCAACTGCGTGCCCTTGAGAGCCATGCTGCGAAAGTTTATACCACGGAGATTTTCAAGGAAGTCagagatgaaatagtgaaggctgGATCATTGATTGTTAAGGAAAGGTTATTTCACAACGGATTTAAGACTTATCGATTTACAAAATATTGTTGTGATAACTATGACGTAGAGGTTGTGTATGATGGTGAAACACTTCAATGCGAGTGTAGGTTATGGGATTCTCGTGGGATTCCATGTTCTCATATGTTTGGTGTCATGAAGGAAGAACATGTTAGTCTCATTCCCACCGGTTTGATTTTGTCGAGGTGGACGAAGGATGCAAAAATTCAAtacttgaacatgaattgtaatgGTTCTGATGATCCTAATATGATTGAGCTAGCTCGGTTTGGTGCATATTGTTCTGCATTTACTGTTTTTTGCAGAGAAGCTTCAAAAAAGGAAGGTGTTTATGGGGACATAATGGGTGATATTCTGATGTTACAAAAAAAGTATTGCAGTACGGACGATCCTATTTTGGCATCGAACTCAGCCGTAGGTGATCCAAATATTGTGAGTAGCAAAGGTGctccaaagaaaaaaaagaatgacaTAAAAGCTATTAGGCGATGTTCTAAATGCAATAGTAGAACTCATAATGCAAGGAGTTGTTTG GTTGCGGAAAACGCGCCATCTGAACAAAATGTTGTTATGACGTCGCGGCCAGTAACTGATTCATTCAGCCAAGTTGTGAag AACAAGAATGGAAAAAGAGGTCGCATTGGGGGAAGTAGTGTGCAAAATAAATGTACGGAACCACCGAACTCTCGTGGCGCTAATGTGACGGCGACTTCTCGCGCGGAAGTTGGAAGCACAAGCATACCCATGCCTGCAGTGTATGGATTGCACCCCGTGTTGCCAGTGGTACAACCGGTGCAGCATCCAATGCACTTACAACCGGTAATCCCATTATATCCAACGACAGTTGCAGAAAATTCGGGTTCGTGTTTCGGTAGGCTACAACGACCGATGAACAATGGTGGTACTTGA
- the LOC131604575 gene encoding protein FAR1-RELATED SEQUENCE 5-like, whose amino-acid sequence MENTDHYDSNYYRYRDSGTSDSESENDSNSVSSAYQSSSDGDGDGDSHNEKFHEFDAVVGDRILKIDALTADEIRAMEFGTVDEANLFYFKYAKCKGFAIRKSDVRRRSTGGGQTIIMRQFVCNKRGLRDTKHLRRLDRKREHRPTTRTNCPARLRVHYNPQKGSYVVSCFEEAHNHELTPSRFIHLHPIYREITAADRAQIDGLQSNGIRTCHIMGYMVAQKGGHDRVGFTKKDLYNYFDSKMRATIKDGDVAAAINYLNVKSSTDPMLYGKYAVGTDGRMKSLFWADGSSRSDYFCFGDVIAFDTTYKKNKYNYPLVIFSGCNHHSQTVIFGAALVSDKTTETWRWGDEGIYKTGVSGCDTSFMRLAFEQECD is encoded by the exons ATGGAAAACACCGACCATTATGATTCCAACTACTATCGATACCGTGACAGTGGAACATCTGATTCTGAATCGGAGAATGACAGTAATTCGGTGTCCAGTGCGTACCAAAGTTCAAGTGATGGCGATGGCGATGGTGATAGTCACAATGAAAAATTCCATGAATTTGATGCAGTTGTAGGTGATAGAATACTGAAAATTGATGCCCTTACTGCTGATGAAATTCGTGCTATGGAATTCGGTACAGTTGATGaagctaatttgttttatttcaagTATGCTAAATGTAAAGGGTTTGCCATTAGGAAAAGTGATGTTAGGAGAAGATCGACTGGGGGTGGACAAACAATTATAATGAGGCAGTTTGTATGCAATAAACGCGGTCTAAGAGATACAAAACACTTAAGGAGGCTTGATAGAAAAAGAGAACACAGACCTACGACCCGCACTAATTGTCCCGCTAGGCTTCGTGTGCATTACAACCCCCAGAAGGGTAGTTATGTAGTGTCATGTTTTGAAGAGGCTCACAACCATGAATTAACACCATCTAGGTTTATCCACTTACACCCTATTTATCGTGAGATTACTGCAGCAGATAGAGCTCAGATTGACGGTCTACAGTCAAATGGAATTAGAACTTGTCATATAATGGGGTACATGGTTGCTCAGAAGGGTGGACACGATCGTGTTGGGTTTACAAAGAAGGATCTGTACAATTATTTTGATAGTAAAATGCGTGCTACTATTAAAGATGGTGACGTTGCCGCTGCTATAAATTATCTAAATGTGAAGTCATCTACTGATCCCATGTTATATGGTAAATATGCCGTAGGCACGGATGGACGAATGAAGTCCCTTTTTTGGGCTGATGGAAGCAGTAGATCTGACTATTTTTGTTTTGGCGATGTGATTGCGTTCGACACGACTTACAAGAAGAACAAATACAACTACCCATTGGTTATATTTTCAGGGTGTAACCACCACTCTCAGACAGTTATTTTTGGTGCTGCATTGGTGTCAGATAAAACGACAGAAAC ATGGAGATGGGGCGATGAGGGAATCTATAAAACAGGTGTTTCCGGATGCGACACGTCGTTTATGCGCTTGGCATTTGAACAAGAATGCGACTGA